CACGATCTCCATCTTTAATTTGCGTTCTTCTACGAATATCTAAACGAACAGAAGCATAGAATTTTAATGCATTACCACCCGTTGTAGTTTCTGGATTTCCAAACATAACACCAATCTTTTCACGTAATTGGTTAATAAAGATTACTGTACAGTTAGTTTTACTAATAGTAGCTGTTAACTTACGTAATGCCTGAGACATTAAACGTGCATGTAATCCCATTTTAGAATCACCCATTTCACCTTCAATCTCAGATTTTGGTGTTAAAGCTGCTACAGAATCGACAACAACAATATCAATAGCTCCAGAACGAATTAAGTTATCCGCAATTTCTAATGCTTGTTCACCATGATCTGGTTGTGATATAATTAAGTTATCAACATCTACACCTAAACTTTCAGCATAAAAACGATCGAAAGCATGTTCTGCATCGATAAATGCTGCAATTCCACCAGCTTTTTGAGCTTCAGCAATGGCATGTATAGTTAAGGTTGTTTTACCAGAAGATTCTGGTCCGTATATTTCAATAATTCTTCCTCTAGGATATCCACCTACACCTAACGCTAAATCTAAACCTAAAGAACCAGAAGAAATCGCATCTACATCGTCGATTACTTTGTCTCCTAATTTCATTACAGTTCCCTTTCCGTAAGACTTATCTAATTTATCTAGAGTGAGTTGAAGCGCTTTTAATTTCGCTTCTTTTTCTTTATCTGTTGCCATAAAATTGGTAAAAATTATTATAAAATAAGATATGCTAAGTTATGAAAAAAGTAGTGTAATTTTGATTCCTTTTTCAGATTAACTATTTATTATGGAACATCGTCATTTTATTATTCATAAACCTTTCGGATTTCTTTCTCAGTTTATCAACAATCAAACTAAGAGACAGAAAAAAATGTTAGGAGAATTATATGATTTTCCTGAAGGAACAATGGCTATTGGACGTTTAGATGTAAAATCTGAAGGTTTATTATTGTTAACAACAGATGGAAAAGTAAGTGATTTTATTACGACACGTGGTAAAGTAGAAAAAGAATACTATGTGCAAGTAGATGGTGCAATTACTAACAAAGAAATTGAATTGTTAAAAACTGGTGTTAAAATTGGAATTAAAGGTGAAAAATATTTAACCAAACCTTGTAAAGTTAAGCATATTGATCCTCCTAATTTTCCAGAACGTTCCATGAAAATTAGAGACGATAGACACGGACCAACATCTTGGATTTCAATTATATTACAAGAAGGGAAATATCGTCAGGTTCGTAAAATGACTTCTGCTGTTGGTTTTCCAACACTACGTTTAGTTCGAGTTCGAATAGGAAATATACATTTAAACGATTTACCATCTGGAGGTGTTAAAGAAGTTTCAAAATTAATTTAAAAGATTCTTT
This genomic stretch from Tenacibaculum jejuense harbors:
- the recA gene encoding recombinase RecA, with amino-acid sequence MATDKEKEAKLKALQLTLDKLDKSYGKGTVMKLGDKVIDDVDAISSGSLGLDLALGVGGYPRGRIIEIYGPESSGKTTLTIHAIAEAQKAGGIAAFIDAEHAFDRFYAESLGVDVDNLIISQPDHGEQALEIADNLIRSGAIDIVVVDSVAALTPKSEIEGEMGDSKMGLHARLMSQALRKLTATISKTNCTVIFINQLREKIGVMFGNPETTTGGNALKFYASVRLDIRRRTQIKDGDRVIGNSTKVKIVKNKVAPPFQTAEFDIMYGLGISKVGEILDIGVELGIVKKSGSWFSYGDTKLGQGRDAVKGIIKDNPELMEELENKIKEAIENQE
- a CDS encoding pseudouridine synthase, translating into MEHRHFIIHKPFGFLSQFINNQTKRQKKMLGELYDFPEGTMAIGRLDVKSEGLLLLTTDGKVSDFITTRGKVEKEYYVQVDGAITNKEIELLKTGVKIGIKGEKYLTKPCKVKHIDPPNFPERSMKIRDDRHGPTSWISIILQEGKYRQVRKMTSAVGFPTLRLVRVRIGNIHLNDLPSGGVKEVSKLI